A single region of the Syngnathus acus chromosome 6, fSynAcu1.2, whole genome shotgun sequence genome encodes:
- the cep152 gene encoding centrosomal protein of 152 kDa isoform X2, which translates to MSIDFDTAALQTQDDEEEYDQDDLARKQELHNLLANMPDDMLEDSRDSSCTEQELINRNAETSPQSKWTQQRSDHPRPNSHEQSYEEDYDHHDFTYEDGGVQSNGHSQPSAHIWNQHSDSQFTQEDCTQNSMGTERSSEANGFSTDDPYELHLRANNIVNCNGDGTSDCNNPRVQSQPGAVERRADDYQVSYNPHGPPRQMLSSQATHQQRPFDQLQREFLDSTQQTAEKEQITQLQIFNVALKRQNEDLEQKFEDSKRNTRYLEHQLAIAKDQKNDLAASLKESTRLLGEAKERELQMQSKLKTMEQQIQTLNERDQENTKKQRVAEAAVDTMKQQMLELCRSDTLSKSRKQHDRDLAVIKEQHEAALLLLQQQLDAKSQAMEEQMDTSQKFREQVKQLERQREEEQLERARVVNALTQSLEKSQQQCAKLLQTSSVQEMSQIQIKLQQAQTAKVLSDNMNRDLQEDLADLKEQIMLYESALKHGVIALEPNWDCQNQLSESCLALGFKKTNGSLRSVALATLSDSQLPQDEALRQLQVEMQRCLGSLKSKRQKISHLQEELQQSRARADELQNQLDEAKLSSSVRQSIQVKHPNLTAEDQNELVKLQEDKERLQDQVEGLQSKIAELQQSEEKVRSANSELCVKTREMIQELHQEKQAAAQQSERINQQHRDDVVKRVRTELMLQHNDQLERLTAQHERQIQDLNSQLSEASDKVLAVQECYISVCKEKEILEESIRNKATEDALRKEIEKKGESSTDVEKLRTELEVQHQASIAQLKALWSKEKEAEIQQQVKSHIALAKAAWDEARHQTEKTWALKLEEARQGKQPETSEATCQTEETEANALTVTVKELDSKLCAQRQQLQAEADKVQRRAVEEARKQVQMENQEKHLHDLANKVEGAVTRAYNRWIEDLPSLPQYQALLQREKEKWEELQKQDVEQKVSQALRAAEAEWRKQQQDQGQRCGTTKEQEVVVTLQTQLEQLRREQAALLEAELAGARAAWKRDKQQEISLVQTRSEQMYQTKLQEQHKKQEIALLQTLRAREDEWRYQQAEKEQAQKRQMREDFLLELQTALAEVQTQLLGTSRTEQQSFTERVRGRVSEGAVTHVIQTCCIDIVDKAVCQAKKEWKKISEAQLSCVLRETQEQHEREINKMQSSLAQSGGQVCSRKDCADTASKLEKKNQELQKHLAKACRQFQHSVREHKTTIQKLKDEHERRLQKANEEHLLQLEEAKRSKEDAGFVMPSNHQQTLQEGLEEMKQQYLTIVEKIRGDMLRYLQESRERAAEMIRTEVLQERQDTARKMRRYYLTCLQELLEDDGKTTGAEKKIMNAASKLAAMAKVLETPVKNKSGKNHALPTGITVMSTTGPAPASKTDFLKNPSSGPLDKRTEDRTHRKKLSGLEQKTTRARTKLVNNQDSADAQLYPHKVSSSCSAPLRSKNREAYLQGGQPGSHADTPNEPCVTQDFPVRDDKRTNWSLSSSDSDSHHLPRVSYSGRKVESVKPFSVSAPDFSQFDQLTPDTSDLTVYNDIAQENWTQTQTSAHQGKLNTKREPVLGSEGEKLSGPLFSELRRCQQDSGFDSPFNQPN; encoded by the exons ATGTCTATAGATTTTGATACTGCTGCTCTCCAAACCCAGGATGATGAGGAAGAATACGACCAAGATGACCTTGCGAGAAAACAAGAG cTCCACAATCTCCTCGCAAACATGCCAGATGACATGCTGGAGGACAGCAGAGACTCCTCCTGCACAGAGCAGGAATTGATAAATAGAAATGCTGAAACCAG CCCACAGTCCAAATGGACTCAACAGCGGTCAGATCATCCCAGGCCAAATTCTCATGAGCAG AGCTATGAAGAAGACTACGATCATCATGATTTTACTTATGAAGATGGAGGCGTTCAGAGCAATGGTCATTCTCAACCTTCGGCTCATATCTGGAACCAGCATTCAGATTCTCAGTTCACCCAGGAAGACTGCACCCAAAACAGCATGGGAACAGAACGATCTTCAGAAGCCAATGGTTTCTCCACAGATGATCCATATGAGCTACACCTTCGTGCTAATAACATTGTCAACTGCAACGGAGATGGAACTAGTGACTGTAATAATCCCAGAGTGCAATCTCAG CCTGGAGCAGTGGAACGACGTGCGGATGATTACCAGGTCAGCTACAATCCTCACGGCCCTCCACGTCAGATGTTGAGCTCACAGGCTACACATCAACAGCGTCCATTCGATCAACTACAAAGAGAATTCCTTGACTCAACACAGC AAACTGCTGAGAAAGAGCAGATTACCCAGTTGCAGATATTCAACGTAGCTCTTAAAAGGCAAAATGAGGACTTGGAGCAAAAGTTTGAGGATTCAAAGCGCAACACGAGATACCTTGAGCACCAGTTGGCAATTGCTAAAG ATCAGAAAAATGACCTTGCCGCGAGTCTTAAGGAATCGACTCGACTCCTGGGGGAGGCCAAAGAGCGGGAGCTTCAAATGCAAAGCAAACTCAAGACGATGGAGCAGCAAATACAAACCTTGAATGAGCGAGACCAGGAG AACACAAAGAAGCAGCGGGTGGCCGAGGCCGCTGTTGACACTATGAAGCAGCAGATGTTGGAGCTGTGTCGTTCGGACACGCTGTCCAAATCACGTAAGCAGCACGACAGAGACCTCGCCGTCATCAAGGAGCAGCATGAGGCCGCGCTCTTGCTTTTACAGCAGCAGCTTGATGCTAAGTCTCAAGCTATGGAGGAACAG ATGGATACTAGTCAGAAGTTCCGTGAGCAGGTGAAACAGTTGGAGCGGCAACGGGAAGAAGAGCAACTTGAGCGAGCCAGAGTGGTCAATGCTCTCacccagagtctggagaagaGTCAGCAACAATGTGCCAAGCTCTTGCAGACGA GTTCTGTGCAAGAAATGAGTCAAATCCAAATCAAACTACAGCAGGCTCAAACGGCCAAGGTTTTAAGTGACAATATGAACAGAGACCTACAG GAGGATCTTGCTGACTTGAAGGAGCAGATCATGCTGTATGAATCTGCTTTAAAACATGGCGTTATTGCATTAGAGCCCAACTGGGACTGCCAGAACCAGCTCTCTGAATCCTGTTTGGCGTTAGGCTTTAAGAAAACCAATGGTTCTCTCCGCAG CGTGGCCCTGGCCACCCTGTCAGACTCGCAGCTGCCTCAGGATGAAGCTTTGCGCCAACTGCAAGTGGAAATGCAGCGCTGCTTGGGGAGTTTAAAGAGCAAGAGGCAGAAGATCAGTCACCTGCAGGAGGAGCTTCAACAGAGTCGGGCCCGGGCAGACGAGCTGCAGAACCAATTAGACGAAGCCAAGCTCAGCTCATCG GTTAGACAATCCATCCAGGTAAAACATCCAAACTTGACTGCAGAGGACCAGAATGAGTTAGTGAAACTCCAGGAAGACAAAGAACGCTTGCAAGATCAAGTGGAG GGGCTGCAAAGTAAAATTGCAGAGCTGCAGCAGAGTGAGGAAAAGGTCCGTTCTGCCAACTCAGAGCTCTGCGTCAAGACGAGAGAGATGATTCAAGAGTTGCACCAGGAGAAGCAGGCGGCTGCTCAGCA ATCCGAGCGGATTAATCAGCAGCACAGGGATGACGTGGTGAAACGAGTCAGGACGGAGCTCATGCTGCAACACAACGATCAGCTTGAACGTCTGACGGCACAACACGAGCGACAAATCCAAGACCTAAA CTCTCAGCTCTCTGAGGCCAGTGATAAGGTGTTGGCTGTGCAAGAGTGTTACATATCTGTCTGCAAGGAAAAGGAAATCTTGGAGGAAAGCATCAGAAACAAAGCCACGGAGGATGCACTGAGGAAAGAAATTGAG aaaaaaggggagAGCAGCACAGATGTGGAGAAACTAAGGACTGAGCTAGAGGTGCAGCATCAGGCCTCCATCGCCCAGCTCAAGGCTCTCTGGTCCAAGGAGAAGGAGGCTGAGATCCAGCAGCAGGTGAAATCTCACATAGCCTTGGCCAAGGCTGCTTGGGATGAAGCGCGACATCAG ACGGAGAAGACTTGGGCTCTGAAGCTGGAGGAAGCCAGGCAAGGAAAACAACCCGAGACCTCTGAGGCAACCTGTCAGACAGAGGAGACGGAAGCAAACGCTTTGACCGTCACCGTCAAGGAGTTGGACTCCAAACTCTGTGCCCAGAGACAGCAGCTGCAAGCGGAAGCTGACAAAGTCCAACGCCGAGCGGTGGAAGAAGCCAGGAAACAAGTCCAGATGGAGAATCAGGAGAAACATCTCCACGATTTGGCCAATAAG GTTGAAGGAGCAGTAACCAGGGCCTATAACCGCTGGATTGAAGATTTGCCTTCATTGCCGCAATACCAAGCCTTGCtccaaagagagaaagagaaatgggaagagctgcaaaaacaagacgtggaacaaaag GTATCGCAGGCTCTGAGGGCAGCAGAGGCGGAGTGGCGCAAGCAGCAACAAGACCAAGGTCAAAGATGTGGTACGACTAAAGAGCAAGAGGTGGTGGTGACTCTCCAGACTCAGCTGGAGCAGTTACGAAGAGAACAAGCCGCACTGTTGGAGGCTGAACTTGCCGGAGCCAGAGCAGCCTGGAAAAGAGACAAACAGCAAGAGATCTCCCTTGTCCAAACTCGCAGCGAGCAAATGTACCAAACCAAACTCCAGGAGCAGCATAAGAAGCAGGAGATAGCTCTGCTGCAGACCCTGAGGGCCAGAGAGGATGAGTGGAGATATCAGCAGGCTGAGAAGGAACAAGCCCAGAAGCGACAGATGAGGGAAGATTTCCTCTTGGAGCTTCAAACTGCTCTGGCGGAGGTCCAGACGCAGCTTCTCGGCACTTCCAGGACTGAGCAGCAGAGTTTCACAGAGCGCGTGAGAGGCCGCGTGTCAGAGGGCGCCGTAACGCACGTGATTCAAACTTGCTGCATagacattgttgacaaagctGTGTGCCAGGCCAAGAAGGAATGGAAGAAA ATAAGTGAGGCTCAGTTGAGCTGTGTGCTACGAGAAACGCAAGAACAGCACGAAAGAGAAATCAACAAAATGCAAA GCTCCTTAGCCCAGAGTGGAGGGCAGGTTTGCAGCAGGAAGGATTGCGCAGACACCGCCAGTAAACTGGAGAAGAAAAACCAGGAGCTTCAGAAGCACTTGGCAAAAGCTTGCCGGCAGTTCCAGCACAGCGTCAGAGAACACAAAACAACCATACAGAAACTCAAAG ACGAACACGAGCGCCGATTACAAAAGGCAAATGAGGAGCATCTGCTACAACTGGAGGAAGCGAAGCGAAGCAAAGAAGATGCTGGGTTTGTGAT GCCTTCAAATCATCAACAAACTCTTCAAGAGGGCCTGGAAGAAATGAAGCAGCAATACTTGACAATTGTTGAAAAAATAAGAG GAGACATGCTGCGTTATCTCCAAGAAAGCCGCGAGCGAGCAGCTGAGATGATCCGCACCGAGGTGCTCCAGGAGAGGCAGGACACGGCCCGCAAAATGCGACGCTATTACCTGACCTGCCTGCAGGAATTGCTGGAGGACGACGGGAAAACCACGGG ggctgaaaagaaaataatgaatgctGCCAGCAAGTTGGCGGCCATGGCTAAAGTACTAGAGACACCTGTGAAGAATAAATCTGGAAAGAACCACGCTTTACCAA CTGGCATCACGGTAATGTCCACCACTGGGCCTGCCCCAGCAAGTAAGACAGACTTTTTGAAGAACCCGTCATCTGGACCACTTGACAAAAGAACGGAGGATAGAACCCACAGGAAAAAGTTGTCGGGTTTGGAGCAAAAAACAACTCGGGCGCGGACTAAACTTGTGAACAACCAGGACTCGGCAGATGCGCAACTCTACCCTCACAAAGTGTCCTCTTCATGCTCTGCTCCTTTGAGGAGCAAAAATAGGGAGGCGTACCTGCAGGGTGGACAACCGGGAAGCCATGCGGACACGCCAAACGAACCCTGTGTCACGCAGGATTTCCCAGTCAGGGATGATAAACGCACTAACTGGAGCCTGAGCAGCAGTGACTCAGACAGCCACCACCTCCCTCGAGTGTCTTACTCGGGGAGGAAAGTAGAGTCGGTGAAGCCGTTCTCAGTTTCTGCCCCTGACTTCAGCCAGTTTGATCAGCTCACCCCGGACACGTCTGACTTGACGGTTTATAATGACATCGCCCAAGAGAATTGGACTCAAACCCAAACGTCAGCCCATCAAGGGAAGCTGAACACAAAGAGGGAGCCCGTACTGGGCTCAGAGGGAGAAAAGCTGAGTGGGCCTCTGTTCTCGGAGTTGAGACGATGTCAGCAGGACAGCGGCTTTGACAGCCCGTTTAACCAACCAAACTGA
- the cep152 gene encoding centrosomal protein of 152 kDa isoform X3, producing the protein MCKWDNMGPSVEDTVEDLQTIQRSLWELHNLLANMPDDMLEDSRDSSCTEQELINRNAETSPQSKWTQQRSDHPRPNSHEQSYEEDYDHHDFTYEDGGVQSNGHSQPSAHIWNQHSDSQFTQEDCTQNSMGTERSSEANGFSTDDPYELHLRANNIVNCNGDGTSDCNNPRVQSQPGAVERRADDYQVSYNPHGPPRQMLSSQATHQQRPFDQLQREFLDSTQQTAEKEQITQLQIFNVALKRQNEDLEQKFEDSKRNTRYLEHQLAIAKDQKNDLAASLKESTRLLGEAKERELQMQSKLKTMEQQIQTLNERDQENTKKQRVAEAAVDTMKQQMLELCRSDTLSKSRKQHDRDLAVIKEQHEAALLLLQQQLDAKSQAMEEQMDTSQKFREQVKQLERQREEEQLERARVVNALTQSLEKSQQQCAKLLQTSSVQEMSQIQIKLQQAQTAKVLSDNMNRDLQEDLADLKEQIMLYESALKHGVIALEPNWDCQNQLSESCLALGFKKTNGSLRSVALATLSDSQLPQDEALRQLQVEMQRCLGSLKSKRQKISHLQEELQQSRARADELQNQLDEAKLSSSVRQSIQVKHPNLTAEDQNELVKLQEDKERLQDQVEGLQSKIAELQQSEEKVRSANSELCVKTREMIQELHQEKQAAAQQSERINQQHRDDVVKRVRTELMLQHNDQLERLTAQHERQIQDLNSQLSEASDKVLAVQECYISVCKEKEILEESIRNKATEDALRKEIEKKGESSTDVEKLRTELEVQHQASIAQLKALWSKEKEAEIQQQVKSHIALAKAAWDEARHQTEKTWALKLEEARQGKQPETSEATCQTEETEANALTVTVKELDSKLCAQRQQLQAEADKVQRRAVEEARKQVQMENQEKHLHDLANKVEGAVTRAYNRWIEDLPSLPQYQALLQREKEKWEELQKQDVEQKVSQALRAAEAEWRKQQQDQGQRCGTTKEQEVVVTLQTQLEQLRREQAALLEAELAGARAAWKRDKQQEISLVQTRSEQMYQTKLQEQHKKQEIALLQTLRAREDEWRYQQAEKEQAQKRQMREDFLLELQTALAEVQTQLLGTSRTEQQSFTERVRGRVSEGAVTHVIQTCCIDIVDKAVCQAKKEWKKISEAQLSCVLRETQEQHEREINKMQSSLAQSGGQVCSRKDCADTASKLEKKNQELQKHLAKACRQFQHSVREHKTTIQKLKDEHERRLQKANEEHLLQLEEAKRSKEDAGFVMPSNHQQTLQEGLEEMKQQYLTIVEKIRGDMLRYLQESRERAAEMIRTEVLQERQDTARKMRRYYLTCLQELLEDDGKTTGRAEKKIMNAASKLAAMAKVLETPVKNKSGKNHALPTGITVMSTTGPAPASKTDFLKNPSSGPLDKRTEDRTHRKKLSGLEQKTTRARTKLVNNQDSADAQLYPHKVSSSCSAPLRSKNREAYLQGGQPGSHADTPNEPCVTQDFPVRDDKRTNWSLSSSDSDSHHLPRVSYSGRKVESVKPFSVSAPDFSQFDQLTPDTSDLTVYNDIAQENWTQTQTSAHQGKLNTKREPVLGSEGEKLSGPLFSELRRCQQDSGFDSPFNQPN; encoded by the exons ATGTGCAAATGGGATAATATGGGTCCTTCGGTTGAGGACACGGTGGAGGATTTACAGACGATTCAACGGTCCTTATGGGAA cTCCACAATCTCCTCGCAAACATGCCAGATGACATGCTGGAGGACAGCAGAGACTCCTCCTGCACAGAGCAGGAATTGATAAATAGAAATGCTGAAACCAG CCCACAGTCCAAATGGACTCAACAGCGGTCAGATCATCCCAGGCCAAATTCTCATGAGCAG AGCTATGAAGAAGACTACGATCATCATGATTTTACTTATGAAGATGGAGGCGTTCAGAGCAATGGTCATTCTCAACCTTCGGCTCATATCTGGAACCAGCATTCAGATTCTCAGTTCACCCAGGAAGACTGCACCCAAAACAGCATGGGAACAGAACGATCTTCAGAAGCCAATGGTTTCTCCACAGATGATCCATATGAGCTACACCTTCGTGCTAATAACATTGTCAACTGCAACGGAGATGGAACTAGTGACTGTAATAATCCCAGAGTGCAATCTCAG CCTGGAGCAGTGGAACGACGTGCGGATGATTACCAGGTCAGCTACAATCCTCACGGCCCTCCACGTCAGATGTTGAGCTCACAGGCTACACATCAACAGCGTCCATTCGATCAACTACAAAGAGAATTCCTTGACTCAACACAGC AAACTGCTGAGAAAGAGCAGATTACCCAGTTGCAGATATTCAACGTAGCTCTTAAAAGGCAAAATGAGGACTTGGAGCAAAAGTTTGAGGATTCAAAGCGCAACACGAGATACCTTGAGCACCAGTTGGCAATTGCTAAAG ATCAGAAAAATGACCTTGCCGCGAGTCTTAAGGAATCGACTCGACTCCTGGGGGAGGCCAAAGAGCGGGAGCTTCAAATGCAAAGCAAACTCAAGACGATGGAGCAGCAAATACAAACCTTGAATGAGCGAGACCAGGAG AACACAAAGAAGCAGCGGGTGGCCGAGGCCGCTGTTGACACTATGAAGCAGCAGATGTTGGAGCTGTGTCGTTCGGACACGCTGTCCAAATCACGTAAGCAGCACGACAGAGACCTCGCCGTCATCAAGGAGCAGCATGAGGCCGCGCTCTTGCTTTTACAGCAGCAGCTTGATGCTAAGTCTCAAGCTATGGAGGAACAG ATGGATACTAGTCAGAAGTTCCGTGAGCAGGTGAAACAGTTGGAGCGGCAACGGGAAGAAGAGCAACTTGAGCGAGCCAGAGTGGTCAATGCTCTCacccagagtctggagaagaGTCAGCAACAATGTGCCAAGCTCTTGCAGACGA GTTCTGTGCAAGAAATGAGTCAAATCCAAATCAAACTACAGCAGGCTCAAACGGCCAAGGTTTTAAGTGACAATATGAACAGAGACCTACAG GAGGATCTTGCTGACTTGAAGGAGCAGATCATGCTGTATGAATCTGCTTTAAAACATGGCGTTATTGCATTAGAGCCCAACTGGGACTGCCAGAACCAGCTCTCTGAATCCTGTTTGGCGTTAGGCTTTAAGAAAACCAATGGTTCTCTCCGCAG CGTGGCCCTGGCCACCCTGTCAGACTCGCAGCTGCCTCAGGATGAAGCTTTGCGCCAACTGCAAGTGGAAATGCAGCGCTGCTTGGGGAGTTTAAAGAGCAAGAGGCAGAAGATCAGTCACCTGCAGGAGGAGCTTCAACAGAGTCGGGCCCGGGCAGACGAGCTGCAGAACCAATTAGACGAAGCCAAGCTCAGCTCATCG GTTAGACAATCCATCCAGGTAAAACATCCAAACTTGACTGCAGAGGACCAGAATGAGTTAGTGAAACTCCAGGAAGACAAAGAACGCTTGCAAGATCAAGTGGAG GGGCTGCAAAGTAAAATTGCAGAGCTGCAGCAGAGTGAGGAAAAGGTCCGTTCTGCCAACTCAGAGCTCTGCGTCAAGACGAGAGAGATGATTCAAGAGTTGCACCAGGAGAAGCAGGCGGCTGCTCAGCA ATCCGAGCGGATTAATCAGCAGCACAGGGATGACGTGGTGAAACGAGTCAGGACGGAGCTCATGCTGCAACACAACGATCAGCTTGAACGTCTGACGGCACAACACGAGCGACAAATCCAAGACCTAAA CTCTCAGCTCTCTGAGGCCAGTGATAAGGTGTTGGCTGTGCAAGAGTGTTACATATCTGTCTGCAAGGAAAAGGAAATCTTGGAGGAAAGCATCAGAAACAAAGCCACGGAGGATGCACTGAGGAAAGAAATTGAG aaaaaaggggagAGCAGCACAGATGTGGAGAAACTAAGGACTGAGCTAGAGGTGCAGCATCAGGCCTCCATCGCCCAGCTCAAGGCTCTCTGGTCCAAGGAGAAGGAGGCTGAGATCCAGCAGCAGGTGAAATCTCACATAGCCTTGGCCAAGGCTGCTTGGGATGAAGCGCGACATCAG ACGGAGAAGACTTGGGCTCTGAAGCTGGAGGAAGCCAGGCAAGGAAAACAACCCGAGACCTCTGAGGCAACCTGTCAGACAGAGGAGACGGAAGCAAACGCTTTGACCGTCACCGTCAAGGAGTTGGACTCCAAACTCTGTGCCCAGAGACAGCAGCTGCAAGCGGAAGCTGACAAAGTCCAACGCCGAGCGGTGGAAGAAGCCAGGAAACAAGTCCAGATGGAGAATCAGGAGAAACATCTCCACGATTTGGCCAATAAG GTTGAAGGAGCAGTAACCAGGGCCTATAACCGCTGGATTGAAGATTTGCCTTCATTGCCGCAATACCAAGCCTTGCtccaaagagagaaagagaaatgggaagagctgcaaaaacaagacgtggaacaaaag GTATCGCAGGCTCTGAGGGCAGCAGAGGCGGAGTGGCGCAAGCAGCAACAAGACCAAGGTCAAAGATGTGGTACGACTAAAGAGCAAGAGGTGGTGGTGACTCTCCAGACTCAGCTGGAGCAGTTACGAAGAGAACAAGCCGCACTGTTGGAGGCTGAACTTGCCGGAGCCAGAGCAGCCTGGAAAAGAGACAAACAGCAAGAGATCTCCCTTGTCCAAACTCGCAGCGAGCAAATGTACCAAACCAAACTCCAGGAGCAGCATAAGAAGCAGGAGATAGCTCTGCTGCAGACCCTGAGGGCCAGAGAGGATGAGTGGAGATATCAGCAGGCTGAGAAGGAACAAGCCCAGAAGCGACAGATGAGGGAAGATTTCCTCTTGGAGCTTCAAACTGCTCTGGCGGAGGTCCAGACGCAGCTTCTCGGCACTTCCAGGACTGAGCAGCAGAGTTTCACAGAGCGCGTGAGAGGCCGCGTGTCAGAGGGCGCCGTAACGCACGTGATTCAAACTTGCTGCATagacattgttgacaaagctGTGTGCCAGGCCAAGAAGGAATGGAAGAAA ATAAGTGAGGCTCAGTTGAGCTGTGTGCTACGAGAAACGCAAGAACAGCACGAAAGAGAAATCAACAAAATGCAAA GCTCCTTAGCCCAGAGTGGAGGGCAGGTTTGCAGCAGGAAGGATTGCGCAGACACCGCCAGTAAACTGGAGAAGAAAAACCAGGAGCTTCAGAAGCACTTGGCAAAAGCTTGCCGGCAGTTCCAGCACAGCGTCAGAGAACACAAAACAACCATACAGAAACTCAAAG ACGAACACGAGCGCCGATTACAAAAGGCAAATGAGGAGCATCTGCTACAACTGGAGGAAGCGAAGCGAAGCAAAGAAGATGCTGGGTTTGTGAT GCCTTCAAATCATCAACAAACTCTTCAAGAGGGCCTGGAAGAAATGAAGCAGCAATACTTGACAATTGTTGAAAAAATAAGAG GAGACATGCTGCGTTATCTCCAAGAAAGCCGCGAGCGAGCAGCTGAGATGATCCGCACCGAGGTGCTCCAGGAGAGGCAGGACACGGCCCGCAAAATGCGACGCTATTACCTGACCTGCCTGCAGGAATTGCTGGAGGACGACGGGAAAACCACGGG CAgggctgaaaagaaaataatgaatgctGCCAGCAAGTTGGCGGCCATGGCTAAAGTACTAGAGACACCTGTGAAGAATAAATCTGGAAAGAACCACGCTTTACCAA CTGGCATCACGGTAATGTCCACCACTGGGCCTGCCCCAGCAAGTAAGACAGACTTTTTGAAGAACCCGTCATCTGGACCACTTGACAAAAGAACGGAGGATAGAACCCACAGGAAAAAGTTGTCGGGTTTGGAGCAAAAAACAACTCGGGCGCGGACTAAACTTGTGAACAACCAGGACTCGGCAGATGCGCAACTCTACCCTCACAAAGTGTCCTCTTCATGCTCTGCTCCTTTGAGGAGCAAAAATAGGGAGGCGTACCTGCAGGGTGGACAACCGGGAAGCCATGCGGACACGCCAAACGAACCCTGTGTCACGCAGGATTTCCCAGTCAGGGATGATAAACGCACTAACTGGAGCCTGAGCAGCAGTGACTCAGACAGCCACCACCTCCCTCGAGTGTCTTACTCGGGGAGGAAAGTAGAGTCGGTGAAGCCGTTCTCAGTTTCTGCCCCTGACTTCAGCCAGTTTGATCAGCTCACCCCGGACACGTCTGACTTGACGGTTTATAATGACATCGCCCAAGAGAATTGGACTCAAACCCAAACGTCAGCCCATCAAGGGAAGCTGAACACAAAGAGGGAGCCCGTACTGGGCTCAGAGGGAGAAAAGCTGAGTGGGCCTCTGTTCTCGGAGTTGAGACGATGTCAGCAGGACAGCGGCTTTGACAGCCCGTTTAACCAACCAAACTGA